One genomic region from Amphiprion ocellaris isolate individual 3 ecotype Okinawa chromosome 20, ASM2253959v1, whole genome shotgun sequence encodes:
- the LOC111565942 gene encoding protein kintoun: MDVGDTLKELNMTVDEMDKFTKAFKDDKFREMLRDYAQEISDPENRKRYEEEIKLLEQERGNSIEFIHPQPFRAFKTSVDGKQKCFINICASEKVGKPESKCVVSEDGRRGQRWSLPHSLPPGRPDTDHKGNKIMIYDVVFHPDTLHIASKNKRFMDMVEGTAIQGIQDAFKVTLDKNNVKEMRTKYKGTPQPCVIRKPIPGYKAKEQSEQPDLLAFPYPDEKRPATLTQAKTTELPPMKNSSAEPKSFQIQPQKTKESTKPKYTVKYRSVIDLQDFRYSRDSAQSPRPKEIVVTIDMPLLKSVGDTSLEVKEKTLLLESKTPAYRLELPLAYSVDEDKGEAKFNKQRGQLTVTLPVLPPKVDFDYLAGPAMTDGDFQSVSDDESQKDSEVEGDKKEQEKHCVEKGQEEKQIQEQGTMVEEAEEEEEKGQEKGEEQMREDGKNEEGEETGAEEETWKELERKSLESVEEEKGVEVQKSGEQEQINKEIERLTRQDKQNEDIELSKCDKLREHGCNTSTEKRKSDLRGFQCDIGISDEEENSVAADSRDVASSETEKQHISISAGHSCGMKERGEGNLTSSLDSAPKIKTSDIQEESEKTKETVQGNMQVGTDEESKTLIVASLAPPMTTTISQNNVEDSCISVKSSKIPEADEATKSSRGDTGKQFTLCSEEVAAHSVKQQDVKEEIDIDDLPTEQIFQTSEHDKKPPAVLLGEIDTDGNETVISDHSTSTGFIFQNTLLYELD, translated from the exons ATGGATGTCGGAGATACGCTGAAAGAGCTCAACATGACAGTGGATGAAATGGACAAATTTACAAAAGCTTTCAAAGACGACAAATTCAGGGAAATGTTGCGAGATTACGCCCAAGAAATTTCAGACCCGGAGAACAGGAAGAGGTATGAAGAGGAGATCAAACTTTTGGAGCAGGAGAGAGGAAACAGCATCGAGTTTATCCACCCGCAACCATTTAGGGCGTTTAAAACAAGCGTGGATGGCAAACAGAAATGCTTTATCAATATATGTGCCAGTGAAAAAGTTGGGAAGCCTGAATCTAAGTGTGTTGTGTCAGAGGATGGCCGCAGAGGACAGCGTTGGTCCCTGCCTCACAGCCTGCCACCTGGGAGGCCAGATACAGACcacaaaggtaacaaaatcaTGATTTATGACGTTGTTTTCCACCCTGACACTCTCCACATagcaagcaaaaacaaaagatttatGGATATGGTGGAGGGCACAGCTATTCAGGGAATCCAGGATGCTTTTAAAGTGACTCTGgacaaaaacaatgtgaaaGAGATGAGAACAAAATATAAAGGCACCCCACAGCCTTGTGTGATTCGAAAACCAATACCTGGATACAAAGCCAAGGAGCAATCAGAGCAGCCTGACCTCCTTGCCTTCCCATACCCAGATGAAAAAAGACCTGCCACACTTACCCAAGCAAAGACTACAGAGTTGCCTCCAATGAAAAACAGCAGTGCTGAACCTAAAAGCTTCCAGATCCAGCCTCAGAAAACCAAAGAATCAACCAAGCCAaaatacacagtaaaatatCGATCTGTCATCGACCTACAGGACTTCAGATACTCTAGAGACTCAGCCCAAAGCCCCAGGCCCAAAGAGATTGTGGTTACTATTGATATGCCACTCCTGAAGTCGGTCGGTGACACCAGCCTTGAAGTGAAGGAGAAAACCCTGCTGCTGGAGTCCAAGACACCAGCCTACAGACTGGAGCTGCCCTTAGCCTATTCTGTGGATGAAGACAAAGGAGAGGCCAAGTTTAACAAACAGAGGGGGCAGCTTACCGTCACACTGCCTGTTCTTCCTCCTAAAGTGGATTTTGATTATTTGGCAGGTCCTGCTATGACCGACGGTGATTTTCAGAGTGTAAGTGACGATGAGAGCCAGAAGGACAGTGAGGTTGAAGGTGATAAAAAGGAGCAGGAGAAGCATTGTGTTGAGAAGGGACAGGAGGAAAAACAGATCCAAGAACAGGGGACAATGGTAGAGGAagctgaagaagaggaagaaaaaggccaagagaaaggagaagagcagatgagggaggatggaaaaaatgaggaaggagaggaaactGGTGCAGAGGAGGAAACATGGAAGGAGCTGGAAAGAAAAAGTCTGGAAAGtgtggaggaggaaaaaggagTTGAGGTTCAAAAAAGTGGAGAGCAGGAGcagataaataaagaaattgaaCGATTGACAAGGCAGGACAAGCAAAATGAAGATATAGAGTTAAGTAAATGTGACAAATTAAGGGAACACGGATGCAATACatcaacagagaaaagaaaatctgatttaagAGGTTTCCAGTGTGATATAGGCATTTCTGATGAAGAAGAAAACTCAGTGGCTGCTGATAGCAGAGATGTGGCTtcatctgaaactgaaaaacagcacatttctATTTCTGCTGGACACTCTTGTGGCATGAAAGAGAGGGGCGAAGGAAATTTGACCTCTAGTTTGGACTCAGCAcccaaaataaagacttcagATATCCAAGAGGAGAGTGAGAAGACAAAAGAAACTGTACAAGGAAATATGCAG GTGGGAACAGATGAGGAATCCAAGACTTTGATTGTGGCTTCTTTAGCCCCACCTATGACAACCACCATTAGTCAGAACAATGTGGAGGACAGCTGCATTTCTGTAAAGTCCAGCAAGATCCCTGAAGCAGATGAAGCAACGAAGTCAAGCAGAGGAGATACAGGCAAACAGTTCACACTTTGCTCTGAGGAAGTAGCTGCACACTCGGTAAAGCAGCAGGATGTGAAGGAGGAAATAGACATCGATGACCTGCCAACAGAGCAAATCTTCCAAACCTCAGAGCATGACAAGAAGCCACCAGCCGTGTTACTGGGGGAAATTGATACAGATGGAAATGAGACAGTCATCAGTGATCATTCCACATCTACTGGCTTCATCTTCCAAAACACCCTCTTGTATGAGCTGGACTGA
- the LOC111565936 gene encoding Krueppel-like factor 11, whose protein sequence is MPSRKFTEMDSHGTEYMDHCGSSVKRRRHDSEQSISSGASGCSSGLEYTDLEAAEALVCMSSWGQALFLSSNKPSPCKPRPLTPASDSCDSLLPPELPEPPKDFVSLSSLCMTPPHSPSFVETSSSTTLQSSSSLAVSTQHCGSGLHQPVLTPIAEKTPTLPSPPQPCRAMATSVIRHTADRTLCQHHIPVDPNPEKTRDTVLATMVCQQQQQQQQQQQQQCITNAEQITTPPSPPASLIPSKTEQPTSPSKPCLDNVSTRTPVNTQPQNSTSTPPIPTTLSPPPVTSPQIICQMFPVSSQSGIISAFIPSAVQTANTGIRTATTPILPQPASANTAPVQQSLIVGSAVPQGTVMLVLPQSSVSQAPHCPQTVMTLGNTKLLPLAPAPVYVPAGPRGTTKMDFSRRRNYVCNFPGCRKTYFKSSHLKAHLRTHTGEKPFNCSWDGCDKRFARSDELSRHRRTHTGEKKFVCPVCDRRFMRSDHLTKHARRHMTTKKIPSWQADVRSLNKMAASKTPSSKPGIATLSMLVPAGSK, encoded by the exons ATGCCATCGCGAAAATTCACAGAGATGGACTCACACGGG ACTGAATACATGGATCATTGTGGGTCTTCTGTGAAGAGGAGAAGGCATGACAGCGAACAGTCTATCTCCAGTGGAGCCAGTGGTTGTTCCTCTGGCCTCGAGTACACTGACCTGGAGGCAGCTGAAGCTCTGGTGTGTATGAGCTCTTGGGGCCAGGCTCTCTTCCTGAGCAGCAACAAGCCGAGCCCCTGCAAACCCAGACCACTTACCCCGGCTTCGGACTCCTGCGATTCCCTCCTGCCACCAGAACTCCCAGAGCCCCCGAAGGACTTTGTGTCCCTCTCCTCTTTG TGTATGACCCCACCCCACAGTCCCAGCTTTGTTGAGACGTCATCGAGCACTACACTCCAGTCGAGCTCCAGCCTCGCTGTGTCCACACAACACTGCGGGTCCGGCCTCCATCAACCTGTCCTGACCCCCATTGCTGAAAAGAcccccaccctcccctctccGCCACAGCCCTGCAGAGCCATGGCGACCAGCGTCATCCGCCACACCGCAGACAGAACGCTCTGCCAACACCACATTCCAGTGGACCCCAATCCAGAGAAGACTAGAGACACAGTATTGGCTACAATGGTCTgccagcagcaacaacagcagcagcagcagcagcaacagcaatgTATAACAAACGCTGAGCAGATAACCAcgcctccatctcctccagctTCACTCATACCCTCAAAAACAGAGCAGCCAACCAGTCCCTCAAAGCCCTGTTTGGACAATGTTTCCACTCGCACTCCTGTCAACACCCAACCACAGAACAGCACATCCACTCCCCCTATTCCCACAACCCTGTCCCCTCCTCCAGTCACCAGCCCTCAAATCATCTGCCAGATGTTCCCCGTCAGCAGCCAATCGGGTATAATCTCGGCCTTCATCCCCAGTGCCGTTCAGACGGCTAATACTGGAATTCGGACTGCAACCACACCCATCCTCCCCCAACCAGCCTCAGCTAACACTGCCCCTGTCCAGCAGTCCCTCATTGTGGGCTCAGCGGTACCCCAGGGCACCGTGATGCTGGTTCTCCCTCAGTCCTCAGTTTCTCAGGCCCCTCACTGCCCTCAGACTGTCATGACCCTGGGCAACACCAAGCTGCTACCTCTGGCCCCGGCCCCTGTGTATGTGCCAGCAGGGCCCAGAGGCACCACAAAGATGGACTTTTCCCGCAGGAGAAACTACGTCTGCAACTTCCCAGGCTGCAGGAAGACATACTTCAAGAGCTCCCACCTCAAGGCTCATCTTCGAACACACACAG GTGAGAAGCCCTTCAACTGCAGCTGGGATGGATGTGATAAGAGGTTTGCCCGTTCTGACGAACTCTCCCGTCACCGGCGCACGCACACCGGCGAAAAGAAATTTGTGTGTCCCGTGTGCGACCGGCGATTCATGCGCAGCGATCACCTAACCAAACACGCCCGCCGccacatgaccacaaagaaaattCCCTCCTGGCAGGCCGATGTTCGGAGTCTGAACAAAATGGCCGCGAGCAAAACACCTTCCTCAAAACCTGGCATTGCCACACTAAGCATGCTGGTACCTGCTGGCTCAAAGTAG